Genomic DNA from Prosthecobacter sp. SYSU 5D2:
CAATCGTCGGAGGGTCAATCGCCACAAAAGGCAGTGCAGGCGCATCTGCGGCACCGGTCACCGTCTGGCCGATGTCCACATCTTCAAAGCCGGAGATACCCACGATGTCACCCGCTCCGCCTTCCACAGAGTCACTGGTCGTCAGAGTCGTGTATTGGAAAACCTTCGTCACCTTGATCGGCGTCGGCTTGTCACCAGGCTGCTTGCCCTGAAGGAACACCCGGTCACCCATCTTCACCGTGCCACGGGTCACCTTGCCGATGGCCACACGGCCCACAAAATTGTCCCAGTCAATGTTGGAGACCAGCATTTCAAAGCTGCCTTCCAGTTCCGCTTTTGGTGCCGGGATATGCTCCACGATCTTCTCGAGCAGGAACGTCATGTCCTTCTTCTCGCTTTCCGCCGTTTCGCTCACCCAGAGGGCACGGGCGCTTCCATAAACGAAAGGTGCATTGAACTGCTCTTCAGTGGCTTCCAGCTCCATCAGGAGCTCCAGTACCTTGTCATGAACTTCATCAGGCTTAATGTGAGGGCGGTCCATCTTGTTGATGAACACGATCGGCTTGATGCCCTGCTGCATCGCCTTTTTCAAAACGAAACGGGTCTGCGCCTGCGGGCCTTCATAGGCGTCCACCACGAGCATCACGCCGTCCACCATCTTCATCACGCGCTCCACTTCGCCGCCGAAGTCGGCATGGCCTGGTGTGTCAACGATGTTGATGATGTTCTCACCCCAGTGCACGGAAGTGTTTTTGGCCTTGATGGTGATCCCCTTTTCCCTTTCGAGGTCCATGCTGTCCATCGCGCGCTCCGCGATGGCCTGGTTTTCACGGAAGTTGCCGCTGGCACGAAGGAGGGAGTCCACAAGTGTCGTTTTACCGTGGTCAACGTGGGCGATGATGGCGATGTTCCGGATCTTTGAAGGAGGGGTCATTAGAAGGGCGTATGGGGGAAGGGGCGC
This window encodes:
- the typA gene encoding translational GTPase TypA, translating into MTPPSKIRNIAIIAHVDHGKTTLVDSLLRASGNFRENQAIAERAMDSMDLEREKGITIKAKNTSVHWGENIINIVDTPGHADFGGEVERVMKMVDGVMLVVDAYEGPQAQTRFVLKKAMQQGIKPIVFINKMDRPHIKPDEVHDKVLELLMELEATEEQFNAPFVYGSARALWVSETAESEKKDMTFLLEKIVEHIPAPKAELEGSFEMLVSNIDWDNFVGRVAIGKVTRGTVKMGDRVFLQGKQPGDKPTPIKVTKVFQYTTLTTSDSVEGGAGDIVGISGFEDVDIGQTVTGAADAPALPFVAIDPPTIVMQFAVNDGPLAGREGDHVTSRKIKDRLEREQKMNVTLSVNDTDTAGIFDVSARGAMQIAVLVEQMRREGFEVLVSRPMVITKRINDVICEPFETLYIDVPDDYLGGVMKTISERKGRIEDMNAQNGRTTLQAYIPTRGLIGFEFELMNLTSGHGIHSHLFREYAPHAGYMQTRSTGTLVSTEAGEATSYALDTIQERGKLFVTAGDLVYDGMIIGENPRTDDLPVNPCRSKQLTNFRAAGGDKGIQLTPPVKFGLERAIEYIAPDELVEATPKNIRLRKRTLDSNQRQRERKRTEAEIESAG